The sequence below is a genomic window from Cicer arietinum cultivar CDC Frontier isolate Library 1 chromosome 6, Cicar.CDCFrontier_v2.0, whole genome shotgun sequence.
TagaataattcaattattatccTTGTTGTCATAGCCTCAACTTTACTCTTTGTCGAACCAACTATGTCCAAACAATGCTTGAACTTAGCTTGTGAAAGTGATTTGATGAATGTATCAGTAGGATTGTCCTCAATAGCAATCTTCTCTACTGAAACATGCATTGAATCAATCACATCCCTTATGAGGTGAAACTTAACATCAATGTGTTTAGAATTATTGTGATGCACTTGATGCTTGGATAAGTATATGGCACTTTGACTGTCACAATAAATTGAAACATAATTCTGATTTATTCCCAGTCCACCAATCAGTCATTTCATCCATCTAACTTCCTTAACACCTTCAGTAAGAGCGATGAATTCAGCTTGAGTTGTAGAAATTGTTACCACTGAATGTGTAATTGCTCTCCAACTTACATCAGTCCCATATAGAGTAAAAACATAAccataaattgattttctagTGCCCATGTTTCCAATATAATCTGAGTCCACATATCCTTTGATTGGTTCCTTGTCATGACAAGTCTTTTTGAACTTTAAACATGTTGTCAGTGAGCCATTTAAGTACCTCATAATCCACTTGAGTGCCGACCAATGCAGTGCTCCTGGATCAGTCATAAATCTGCTTACAAGATTCACAGCAAAAGCCAAATCTGGCATGCTATATATCATTCCTTACATTATGCTGCCAACTCCACTGGCGTAAGGAATGATACTCATTCTTTATCTTTCCTCATCAATCTTAGGTGAGTCTTGCATagataatttgaaattttgtccCAAGGGAGTAGTAACATGTCTTGCCTCATGCATTTTATATTTAGTGACAACTTTCTTCAAGTAGGCAACTTGTGAAATAAATAGTTTCCCCTTCATTCTGAATAGCAATCTTCTCTACTGAAACATGCATTGAATCAATCACATACGTAAGATACTCTTGGCCTCTCCAAGTtctttcatctcaaactcaTTACTAAGATCAGCTTTGAGCCTTTTAATATGGTATTTACTTGAGCTTGCAAGAAGGATATCATCCACATAGAGTAATAGGTAAGttggagaacattcttaacCTTCTTGATAAGCTGGAGAATGTTTTTGAGCTGGATAACATTCTTGACTTTCCTCTTTTAGAATGTAAACACAGTTGTCAAAACTACATCTTTAGAAATCAGTTCTTATCATGAAATCATCAAACTTCATGTACCCTTGTCTAGGACTTTGCTTTAGGCCATACAATGACTTTTTAAGAAGACATACTTTGTTGCTGCCTTTAGAAAATTCTTCAGGTTGCTGCATTTAAATGGTTTCTTACAGATTATCATGTAGAAATGTTGTTTTGACATCCAACTGCTCTAATTCCAAGTCTTATTCAGTTACAATTGAAAGTTGATTCTGATTGAATAATGATTTACAACATATGCAAATACTtcattgaaatttatttattcaagctCAGAAAATTCCTTTtcaactaatcttgctttgaacCTTATCTTCTCTTGTCTTTGAATGATTTCCTTTCTCTTGAACACCCATTTTGATCCAATTACCCTTTAATTCTTAGGAATATCAACCAAAGTCCaggtttgatttttgtttttctaatgATTGCATCTCTTCATTCATAGTTGCCATCCAAACTTCTTTGTCTTCACTATTAATGACTTCCTTGTAATTGCTTGGTTCATCTCCTTGAAGATATTCATCAACACTTAAAGCATAACAACTTAAATTTGTTTGACCATATCTAATTGGAGGCTTGATAACTCTTCTTTCTTTATCCCTTACCAAGTTGTAATTATCCAAATCTAATTTTATTACAACATTATTATCAAGTGATGTGTCAATTATATCTTCGTGATTAATCTCTTGACCTTCAGGTGACTCCACCTCAATCTGAACACTCTCAATATTGTTGTTTGAAGCACGgtcaaacggagaacgttctccgtttctGCAATGTTCTTTGTTTCTGCAACACTGAAATGTAGAATGTTCTTTGTCAATCATGGGCATTCTTGCTTCATCAAACACTACATCTCTTGATATGATGCATTTAAACACACCTTGGTCAATCCTCCAcaacttataaatttttattcctTTAGGATATCCAATGAAAACACATTTGATTGCTCTACGATCCAATTTATCTTGTCTTGTGTGAGCAAACACTAAGGAGCCAAATACCTTCAGATTTGAGTAGTCAGCTGGTTTGTCATTCCACATCTAAATTGGTGTCTTAAATTCAATAGCTAATGAAGGACATCTATTGATCAGATACACTATTGTAACTACAGCTTCTCCCTAGAATATTTTAGGCAGCCCTGCACTCAAGATCATACATCTGACCCTTTCCAAGATTGTTGTGTTCATCCTTTCAGCAATGCCATTTTGTTGAGGGATGCCTGCAACTGCTCTATGTATTTGAATACCTTAGTCCCTGCAATACTTATTAAACTAATCTGAAAGATACTCCAGACTATTGTCAGTTCTTAAACATTTCAGGTTAGATTCTTTTTGAGTTCCAATTTGCATATGTCattctttaaatttcataaaagtgtcacttttattttaaatttcataaaagtgtcacttttatttttaatgacatagatCCATACTTTTCTAAAATAATCATCAATGATGGTTACAAAATAAGAACAACCAGCATAAGTCTTTGTCCTTGAAGGACCTCACAAATCAAAATGAGCATATTCAAAAGGTCTAGAGGTGTTGTGTTGGCCAACACCAAAACTGCCCCTCTTAGACTTTCCTAGAATACAATGATcataaaattccattttttcaATTGTCACCATTAAGCAAATTCTGTTTTGATAACTCAATTAAGGATCTTTCACTTACATGTCCTAACCTCCTATGTCATTCTAGTAGATGAATACAAACTAGAGCTAGCAACATACGTTTGTGCAATTATGGTAGAACCATCTAAAATTTACAATCCATTTCTTTTAATACCTTTAACAATTATAtcatctttattaataatagtcaTGATGCCATTCTTTTTGGTTGTGGAATATcctaaaatgtcaaacatgtaaacaaaaattaaatttctttttcattCAGGTATGTACCTTACATCATTCAGTAGTACCTCCTTACCATTGAACATTCTGAATATGATTGTTTCATTGCCTTGGAGTTTACATGATTTATTGTTGCCAAGCAAAACGACTCCACCATCA
It includes:
- the LOC140920672 gene encoding secreted RxLR effector protein 161-like, which encodes MPDLAFAVNLVSRFMTDPGALHWSALKWIMRYLNGSLTTCLKFKKTCHDKEPIKGYVDSDYIGNMGTRKSIYGYVFTLYGTDVSWRAITHSVVTISTTQAEFIALTEGVKEVRWMK